AACTCCAGAAACTTATCATCCTTGGCATCGCGACAGATCCGTATCTCTGCTGAGGGCTCCATGAAGGTCGCTCGCTCTACAAAGGCTTCCAAGAATTCTTCGCGTTCAGCAGCAGTCACGTAGCGATCGAACTTCTCCCGTTGGAGCACCTCGGCCAACTCCTCTAGCGTCACGGGCGAGCTGAGAACCTCTCCCTGTTTCAGAGCACGACGAAACGCTAGCCCTGGGGTGGAGTGGTCAAATAACAAGGCGCTTATCAGAGTGTTCGTATCGAAGACGTACCGTGGGCTACCGCTCATTCAAAATGGATTTCAGAATTTCTGGCGTCAACCCCCGCTCTTGGGCTTTGCGGGTCAGATCACTCATGATGACTTCCAAGGGTCGTTTCGCGCGCGTTACTTCCGAAAGTTTCAGACTGAGCAGGGCATCAAGCTTTCGCTGTTGTTCGGCGGGCGCTGTCTCGTAGGCAGATGCTGCTTCAGGGCTGACGCGAATGGTAATGGTCTTTGTTTCCATACTCGCCACCTTCCAGCCTCATTAGTCTCTTGTCACTATACACTGGCGTCTTTGTTTTGCGAAGCGTCTCATATTGAGTAGACGGACCGGCATAGCTCCGTTACCGCAGCGAAGAGCTCAACCTTTGGACCAGCGCATCTGCTGGGCTCCGCACACCTTTTCTACACGTTTAACACGTGCGCATAGATCATGGCCATCTACGAGGACATTCCCGATGTTCTTCGGATGGTGCCATCGCCATTTCCTAGCCTACTACGCTGCCAATTTGACCGAAACTGTTACGCCGGCTTTGGCACAGAGGCCCACCAGGTAGTCGAGGGAAAGCTTGTCCACCTTGTTACACGCGATCTCGGAGATGCGCGGTTGAACCACACTAAGGCGTTTGGCCGCCTGTGCCTGGGTCAATCCTTCGCGGGTCATCCACTTGCGTAATGCCTCCGCAAGCTCGCAACGCAGCAGCATAACGGCCGCCTCGTGTGGAGGAAATCCCAAATCAAGAAACACATTACCGCTGCCTCGTGTGATGCGTACGCGTGCTTTTTTCATAACTCCTCCGCGATGAACTTGTAGCGCCTCGCTGCCAGATCTATGTCCGCCTTCGCGGTCTCTCGTGTCTTCTTCCGGAAAGCATGTAGTACGTAGACGGCGTCATCGAATTTGGCCACGTAGATCACGCGGAATGAACCGGCTTCGTCCCGCACACGGATTTCGTAAGCCCCGGCTCCGACGCCCGGCATCGGCTTGAAGTCCGACGGCGTTCGCCCGGCTTGCACCATGAAGAGCTCGTGTCCCGCCCGCCGTCGTGCTGCCTCCGGGAAGTGTGCCAAATCTTTGCGAGCCGTGCCGACGAAGTACGCGGCCTTCATGCGGGGTGATTATACGAATAGTCGTATGGTGATGCAAGAGAAGTTGTTGACCTATCGCGTGTAGGTCGCTGGTGTGGGAAAGCGACGAGGCTGTCTTTGCCGGATTCTGTCAGATACATCTTGAGACAAAATAGGGACTTGCGTCCCGCGACTCGGCTTCCCCCTCCCTATGATCGCGGCTTTTCATATCCCTCCAGGATCAATGTCTCCGCCACGTTCTGTTCGTTCCATCAGATAGTAGGCGTGACAGCGCCAGCCGAAGCGATCGATGACGTGGGCCAGCCTGTCTAGGAAGAGCGTGCCGTCTCGATCGTCGAGCACGATGGCCTGCCGGGCGTTACCGCGACTCGTGACATGGTAGACGGCACCGGGATATTCAAGGCGGAGGGGTCGTGCCATAGCAGGGAACCATACCAGAGTCAGTGTTCTGCTGTAAGACCTGACCCTCAATCCTAGGCGTTTTTGATCGCGCAAGGTGTGATCGCAACACGCGACTATAATCTTCACTCTCCTGGTCGTTCGAGAGAAACCTTGGATCAGAACTGATGCGGCTCGCATCGAAGTCGATACAGTGCTAATGGAGAGGGGGTTACCACTGCGGGTTGGGGCATCGTGTGCGGGAGTGCGTGCTGCAGATCTGAGGCAAGCGTAGACTCCAGAAACAATTCCCGGTGCCGTTTCTTCCCCTCAAGCATGAGGCGGAGGGTCTCATGCACACAACAAGATGTGACGGACTTGTGGTCCGCAGAGACGCCCAAGGATCCGAATCGCCGACGGTCGGGCCGGCCCCTTGACAGTGACAGCCGTTTTTCATAGGTGGCACCAGCCTTGACCTTGCGTTCTGCTTCACTAGAGCTATGTGATGGGCCTCGTTTGACGGAATTCTTCGTTCAAATGTAGATCGGCCCATCCCATGGGAAGCACTAGCTCAGGATTTTGCGAAGTGTTGAGAAGTAGGCATTCTTCAAACACTGGATGCAGAGCGTATTGAAGCGAGGGGTATAAGTCTCTCCCTAATTTATCACTAAGCAACCTGCCCTCATTGAAAGAAAAGGCATGGCGGTAGGCAGATAACTTGTCAGCTGTTGTATAATCTAGAATAATTCCAAGAGCGCCAATGTTGTAGAGTTGTTCGACCTTCCACTCCAAGTTGGCTGGAGCAATTTCCTGCGTTGACATATCAAATCGGAGTGGGTCAAGCCGTTTTTTTAGGCCATTCCAGGACAAAACCTGTGGCGCATGGCGGAAGGCCGAAATAACCTGCCGCAAATTTCGAAAAGAGTCTTCAAACTCTTTGATGAATTCATCTTCAACGATGAACCGCGTGGATCCTGCAATTACTTGTCTCACAAATTCAGTAGGCATCTGACGCTTTGCACGCTCGTAAGGTCGAAAAGCTGTGAGTAGAGCAGCAAAATAGAAAAGGACATCCCTTGGTCGCCAAAATGTATGACGAAGCACGTACGAGAATAGAGGAAGCCTGTACTTACGAGAGCCAAAATGGAAATCAAGTTGGTCAGGAAATTGAGGGAACCCTCGGCGCATGACATCGCTAAACCTGTCTTCGAGAAGACGACCGCGAGGGTCTGGTACTTTAGCTAGCAGAGCCAATCTCTTGCGGATCAGCGCGGACAGTTCCATTCCTGACCATTCTACAGCGGCAAAACGGTGTCGATATTGATATCGGTCGCGATCTTCCACACGGAGTGCAATGAAACGGTCGTAAGGTATGGCAATGCAGAAGTCCGAGACGTCATAGATTTTCCCGCCAGATAGCCTAGCAGGTCCCTTGTTCAACACCGTCTGCAATAGTGCCAGTAAAATTTCAAGTTCAAAGTCATTTTGATCTCGCGAAGTGTGTCCGTGGCTTGTGAAGTAGCCGGTCATGGTGTCGAATCCATCAACTGTTATTAATATTCTTCCATTTGAAGCGGTGATTTGATTGAGAGCTGTGGCGATAATAGCCGCGCACTTTGGGCCGAGGACAAAGTCACGAAATTTGCTCGGCGTAAAGCTAGCAACTTTAGCTGGTAGGGCCAAAGGCGAAAGTGCAGCATGGGTACGCGGTCCAACAAAATCGAGGAGTTTGCGCAATGAATAGGCGAACAGGGATTTCGTTATAACCGCAGTCCTTTCTGTTTCGTCAATGATTGAATCGACTGGGGTGTCGACAAGTTGCAGCAGTAGACGTCGAAGGTGGGATCGTTCTGGGAGTGATTCACGTAACTCCCATGCACAAATCAGATGCAGAAAGGCATCCCACACGAGTTGGTAACTGTAAAGAGGGGAAAATGTCTTTGCTAGTTCTTCGAACTGTTCCATCCTGCTCGAGAGTTCATTGAAGCAAAGTGTCAGGGGAAGTTGTTCGAAATCGATCCGAACGACAGCCATTGGAGGTCGGTTAGAGAGGAGAGGAAGAACGTGTGTGATCGTGGATTTTCCTGAACCTTTCCTTCCGACAAGAAAGCTAACTTCACGATCACGAACTTTAAGAAAGGTGGATGTCTTCACAATACAGTCGTGCAGGTACCTTTGATTTTCGTTTTTGTCCCATGCAGACTTAGTATCTCGGAAGAGAAATGATTCGAAGAGTTTACGTTCGTGCTCGCGGAAGCTAGGGCGTGTCATCAATTAATTTTCTCGATTCACAGAGCCATCGTGTTGTGATTTACTCCGTCCCAGACCAAAGGAGGGGTCTGCGGATGGTGAGACGGTATGGATTGCGTGATGACCAATGGGAGAAGATCGAGCATCTGCTGCCTGGTCGTGAAGAGACGGTGGGCGTGACGGCGAAGGACAACCGGCTGTTTGTGGAAGCGGTGTTGTACCGGTATCGCGCGGGGATCCCGTGGCGGGATCTGCCGGAGCGGTTCGGAGATTTCCGAGTGATCCACACACGCCATACGCGCTGGAGTCGACGCGGCGTCTGGAAGCGGGTGTTTGAACGTCTTGCTGACGATCCTGACAACGAATACGCGATGATCGATTCCACCATCGTTCGTGCCCACCAGCACAGCGCTGGTGCAAAAGGGGGCACCACGCGCAGGAAGCCATCGGACGCAGCAAGGGTGGCCTGACCACCAAAATCCACGCCACCTGTGATGCGTTGGGTAACCCAACGGGGTTTCATCTCACCCCAGGGCAGGCGCATGACCTGGAGGGCGCCGATGTCTTGCTACCCGGCATTGACGCGGATACCATCATTGCCGATAAGGCCTTTGATGCCGATGAACGGGTGATCCAGCCGCTGCAACGAGCGGGCAAGGTCGTGGTCATTCCCCCCAAAGCCAACAGAACCACCCCCCGCGAATACGATCAAGACCTCTACCGAGCCCGGCATCTGATTGAGAACTTCTTCGCCAGACTCAAGCAATTCCGCGCCATCGCCACCCGCTACGACAAACGCGCCGCCAATTTCCTCGGTGCCATCTATCTCGCTGCTTCAATGACATGGCTTAATTGATGACACGCCCTAGCCCGTTTAGTCTCGACGATAGCAGCGGTTCGTGAGATTAGCCCAGTGCAGAAATCTCTCAAACGGTTTCGCATGTTGTTTCGTAATGCGTACTTGTGGCCATTTCCTCGGACGTAAAGCCATCCCAGGTCTCCAGCGATGAGTGGCTTCAGCTCAGAAGGACAGGAATTCTCATGAGTGCCGGAGAAAATAATTGGAAAACTCAAGAAGTTCCGCCCGTAGGCCTTCTTCTCTTCTGCTTCCTGCAATCGATCATAGATCCGCCTATACTCATCATAAACCCCACATTTGGTGTGTTCGACTATACGCGCCCGATAATTCGGTGTTAGAAGGACGACGATTGCGTCTGCGTCGTCCACTTTCTGCTTTATGAATGAGTTGAGGTTTGCCCCGATTCCTGCGTCTAAGTGCGTTCGATCGACAATTACATCGAAGAGGTTTCCCCCAGCGTACTGTAAGGCATCAACAAATGCAGGAAGACGACCTTGATCTGGTGGATTATCAGCGTGGCAGTACGATACAAACACTTGTAGTTTCATCTAGAACTCTAGGGCGTGTCATCAATTAAGCCATGTCATTGAAGCAGCGAGATAGATGGCACCGAGGAAATTGGCGGCGCGTTTGTCGTAGCGGGTGGCGATGGCGCGGAATTGCTTGAGTCTGGCGAAGAAGTTCTCAATCAGATGCCGGGCTCGGTAGAGGTCTTGATCGTATTCGCGGGGGGTGGTTCTGTTGGCTTTGGGGGGAATGACCACGACCTTGCCCGCTCGTTGCAGCGGCTGGATCACCCGTTCATCGGCATCAAAGGCCTTATCGGCAATGATGGTATCCGCGTCAATGCCGGGTAGCAAGACATCGGCGCCCTCCAGGTCATGCGCCTGCCCTGGGGTGAGATGAAACCCCGTTGGGTTACCCAACGCATCACAGGTGGCGTGGATTTTGGTGGTCAGGCCACCCTTGCTGCGTCCGATGGCTTCCTGCGCGTGGTGCCCCCTTTTGCACCAGCGCTGTGCTGGTGGGCACGAACGATGGTGGAATCGATCATCGCGTATTCGTTGTCAGGATCGTCAGCAAGACGTTCAAACACCCGCTTCCAGACGCCGCGTCGACTCCAGCGCGTATGGCGTGTGTGGATCACTCGGAAATCTCCGAACCGCTCCGGCAGATCCCGCCACGGGATCCCCGCGCGATACCGGTACAACACCGCTTCCACAAACAGCCGGTTGTCCTTCGCCGTCACGCCCACCGTCTCTTCACGACCAGGCAGCAGATGCTCGATCTTCTCCCATTGGTCATCACGCAATCCATACCGTCTCACCATCCGCAGACCCCTCCTTTGGTCTGGGACGGAGTAAATCACAACACGATGGCTCTGTGAATCGAGAAAATTAATTGATGACACGCCCTAGTTATTCCCATTTTTACTACTGTGAGCCGATAGGCCTTTACCTAAAAGTGTTTGAGTGAGCTTGCGAAAAGACATAAGTGCGCATGGAACAAAGTTTGGGACGCTATAATCTTCGCATCCGAAATCTCTGTCAAGAGCTAACTATAGTAAAAGTACGGTCATACGTTTAGGACTAATACGTTTTAAGCATTACCCTAGGGCTGGATACGTTTGGTTCCATCCCTCGTTGGCCTTGCGATTAGAATTCACGGGACTTACGACGGATCGCCAACACCTCACGTTTCAACGATGAGGGTTCGGAGCCTCTATGACCTCGGCTTCTCGTATCCCTCTTGGATCAACGTCTCCGCGACATTCTGTTCGTTCACAAACACATCGGCCAGGAGGCGATTGTAGACATCGCGGCCATGCGGCACGATGCGAATCGGGCCGTTGCGCAGGAGTTCTTCTAGGCGTTGTTTGGCTGCTGGCCCCGCGAGTTCGCTCATTTCTGGCGTGTCGATACCGCGAAGTCTGATCCGCTCGCCTCCAACACGAATCGTATCGCCATCGACGGCACGTACTTGCAGATTGCTCAACACCTTCATCTCGTGTCTCGACCGGGCCCGAAGAGTGGAAAGCCGGGACTGTTTGTGCGGAGGATCGAGCTTGTACCGTCCTTTGGGATAGCGTTGGGGTCGGCTGTCCGGGGGACGTTTGTGGCGTGGTTGCTTGTATGTGGGAAGGCGATCAGGATCCTGGTCATTGGGCGAGGGATACCAGCAGAGATCACATTGCTGGTTGAGAGTGGATCCGAGGGTGGATTTCTGGAGGGATTCTGCCGAGGCGTCGGGCGGTGATAGGACAAACCACGCCCAGCCGATGAGCAACCATGCCGTAACGATTCTTGAACTCCAGCTCATGACATTTCGCAGACGCAGGTGTCGTGCCAGGTTCCGATCGATTGACAACGTGCAAAACGGCATGCTGCAATGCGACGGTGCATCGAATCGGACTTCTGTTGATTCACGGAGGGTTATGTCATGGATATGATGGGAAAGGTGGGGCTGGTCGAAATTCCTGTGTTGATCGCCCCTGATCAGAAAGCTTGGATGGATCGCATGATTAAGGAAGGGAAAATCGCCATCCCGCCCGGCGGAACATTGGAAAAAGGGTCGCTCTATTCCATGTTTATCCGCATGTTGCTGCACAACGCGATGGAAGAACAGAAGCGGCAGGAGGCGCTAGAGGAAGAAGACGAGGACGACGAATAAGGAATCATCGAGTGTCAGTCGTCAAAGCAGGCGAGGTTTCTGGGGGAACAACTCTGTATCTAAACTGATATCAATCTGTATCTTGGAAGATACAGCTACCTGCGTCCCCAAAGGATGTTTCTAGAGTTTTCTGAAGGCGGCGTGCGCGGCGCGGATGGTCTTCTCGATGTCCTGTGCGCTGTGGGCAGTGGAGAGGAAGGCAGCCTCGAACTGAGAAGGCGCCAGATAGACGCCCTGCTCCAACATCTGGTGAAAAAATTGGCCGTACCGCTTCGTGTCGGACTGTTTCGCCGTATTCCAATCCACAACAGGACCTGGGGTAAAGAAGGTCGTGAGCATCGACCCGACTCTGGTTTGTGTCGCGGGAATCCCAGTCTTTTTTGCAGCCTCGCCGATCCCCTTGGCTAGAGCTGCCGATCGTTCTTCGAGTTTCTGATAAACCCCCTTCACCCGCAACTGCTTGAGGGTTGCCAGTCCCGCTGAGACTGCCAGCGGATTCCCGGAGAGAGTACCGGCCTGATAGACCGGGCCAACCGGTGCGATGAGATCCATGATCTCTTTCCGTCCGCCGTAGGCACCGACCGGTAACCCTCCACCGATGATCTTCCCGAGAACCGTGAGATCCGGGGCGACGCCATAGAGGGCCTGCGCCCCTCCATAACCGACACGAAACCCGGAGATGACCTCGTCGAAAATCAATAGGATGTTGTGATCGCTGGTCAGCTGTCGCAACGCCGCGAGGAAGTCGGGAGCTGGAGGGACGACTCCCATATTCCCTGCGATCGGCTCGACAATGATGCAGGCGAGCTGACCCCGATTGGCTTTGATCAGTTGCTGGACCGTACGAATATCGTTATAGGGAGCGGTGAGGGTATGTTTGGCGAAGTCGTCCGGGACACCCGGTGAATCAGGAATCCCTAAGGTAGCCAGGCCGGACCCAGCTTTGGCCAATAGATAGTCGCCGTGGCCATGGTAGCAGCCTTCGAACTTCATGACGCCGGTCCGCTTAGTGAATCCGCGTGCCACGCGGATGGCGCTCATGACGGCTTCGGTGCCGGAGCTGACAAGCCGGATCTTTTCCATGGAAGGGAAGGCGTGCCGTATTTCCCGGGCTAGTGATACTTCCGATTCAGTCGGCGCTCCGTAACTCGTGCCTCGCCCGGCCGCGCTCTTGATCGCGGTGATCACTGCGGAAGGGGCGTGGCCTAAAATCATCGGCCCCCACGACAGCACATAGTCGATATAGACGTTGCGGTCCACATCATAGAGCCGCGATCCTTTCGCCCGTGCGATAAAGCGCGGTTGTCCTCCGACCGAGCGGAAGGCGCGGACAGGGCTATTGACGCCGCCAGGAATAAGTTGCTGAGCCTCGGTGAAGAGCTTGGCAGAGCGAGCTGTTATCATAACGGGGGCGCACCCTATCACGTGGGCGAGAGCCGGTCAAGAAACTGATTGCTGTGCGATCTGTTTGGAGAGCGCGTGGGAGGTCAAAAAATGTCGTAACAGATTCAGTTCAATCGATTCAGATACGGTGACAGATCTGATGCATCGACTGGAAGTTGGAAATGCTCTTTGGTTTTCGCCTTGGTCATTGTTTTGGCCTGACAGTGCGATCTTATTACAGCTTGTCATTGAAGGCCTTATTCTCTGGACCGCTTGGCTGAACGTCTCGGGCTGGGTTTCGTCTTGGCTGTCTTCGAATCGGTGGAGGAGAATTCCTCCAGCTCCCAGTGCTTTCTCTTCGATTTGTCCTGCTCGGCAATTACGAACACGACGTGGAATGGGGCGCTCCGGCCGTCGGCGGTCTGTCCCTTGCTCCAAGCCTCGCCGGCGTCGTCGAGGATTTCCAGCAATGTGTCGTACTCTTCTTCATCCTCTGGAAGCACGGCTTGTGTGTCGGTAATGAGTAGGATATACCCGTTGGCCGGAAGCCACTCCAAATCAGCCAGACATTCTTCGAGTGCGTCCCAGTTGTGTCCGAAGTAATCCGGGAAGTCGAGCGCTCGTGCGAACTCACCGAAGAGACCCGATGGAGTTCCACATTTCTTTCCTTGGATGGTACGCAAGACATACCCCGGCGGCGTTTTCACCAACCCTGAGGGTGAGGTCCCACGAGGAACGACAAGGAGAGCCGACCAGGGAGGGGTCGCATTGCAAAGATGAATCTGTAAGGTAGAGTTTCCCGCCATAGAGCTGTTCTCGGTTCGAACGTTTGTCAGTTCAGAGGGGCAAACGTTCGGTAATGGTCTCCGGTATAGTAAGCTTTTCCGGTTCGCTGCTCGATGACGAGTCGTTCGGCATCGCGCCTACGACCTTGTCTCTTGGGGTTAACATCATACTCTCGATAGTAGCCTCGTGGAAGACGCCGTTCCCGGTTTTGGAATTCACGCCCTCCGACATAGCCCGGTAGCGGTATCCAGCTTCGCTCTTCGAGCTGTTTGAGCAGGTTGTAGGCTTTCCGAGGAGGTGTTGCGAGAGCGGGCGGTGGCTCGATTTGACTTGGCGGGCTGACAATGTTGTTGATATTCAGAGGCCCGTTACCAAGATCGGCAGTGGCAATGAAGACGGGGGATGCCAAGCTGAACGTGCACAGTAGGATGAGAAGACCGATGAGCCGAATCCATCTCCATCGAAGGGTGAACACAGGTTCTTTTTCCTTGGCAAGACGTTGACCTGAAGGGCGACCGTAGCATTCGTTTTTCAAAAAGGTCAAACGACGCAGGAGTGATCATCTCGTTACCTGGATGTCTCTCGGTCGGTTTGCTAGAATGAGGCGGCTTAGGTCTATATCTGAAGAAAACAGCTGTCGGATGTACCTCTGACTTGTGTCTATGCGGTATTGTGCGAGATCAATGTGTGTGTGATCTATCCGGTTAGACGCGTGAATCCTTTACCCAAGCGCCTGGTCCACTATCTAGTCACCCTGGCTGTCCTCGCCTTGGCTGTCTCTTCGAACGCACAACTGAGTCCGAGCGGTTCGATGAGGCGATCTCCAGCGGAAGTGGTGAAGCGGTATGTTCTGTTGGACCGGAAGGGTGCTCGCTTAGACGCTCCGTCATTCGAAACCTTGACCCCCTATATTGATTGGAGAGAAGAACCTGCCTGGGGCCGTGTCGTTGTTGTTGAGAAAACAACCGTCCCGGAGGATTATCGAAAGTGGGAGATCCTCAACAATCTGGAAGTGATCATTCCGGTCACCTATCATGTGCGGGGGGCGGTCTATCTGGAAACCGCCACCTTCGTCCCCGAGGAAACGACGGAAGAGGTTCGTTTTCACGTGAAGGTCGTGGAGAACTTCTGGCGCATCCTCGATCCGATGATCCCGCCGCATGTCGGACTGAAGCGGATGGTGAGCTTTGCGCGCGAAGCCGAAACCAATGAACAAGATGAGACTCATCGTAGGATCCTTGCGGAACTCGTTGAATCTTTGCGAAAGGCAAAGTAATGGCCCAGATCCCCGTAGACCTGCTGATTTTTGACCTCGACGGTACGCTGATCGAATCGAAGTGGGACATCGCGCGATCCGTCAACTTCACCCTTACCGAGCTGGGGTTGCCCGAACGTCCCATTGAAGAGATCTTCGGTTTTGTCGGCGACGGCGTCAAGCGGCTACTGCGCCTTGCAGTAGGAGAGGGCAATCAGGCCAAGTTCGAGGAAGCGTTGAAAATATTTCGAAGCTACTATCTCGCCCATTGCTTGGACAGGACCAGCTTCTACCCTGGCATCGAGCCGATGCTGCAACATTTCGCCAACAAAGACAAGGCGATTGCGACCAACAAGTCGATCGAATACACCCGCGTCATTCTGAACGGCTTGGGTCCGCAACATTTTCGGTACATGGTCGGTGGAGACGATGGGTTTGGGCTGAAACCGGAGCCAGGGATGTTATTGCACATCATGGAAAAGGCAGGTGCACTGACAGAGCGGACGGTCCTCGTCGGGGACAGCACGAACGATATCAACGGAGGACATAACGCGGGTATTCGTGTCTGTGCCGTCGGATATGGAATGGGGAATCGAGCGAAGATGCAAGCTTGTGAACCAGATTGGTTCATCGAGAGGCCTGAACAATTGATGGAGATATTCGAATGAAATCCAGATTGAGGCTGAGTGAAGCTCTTGTCCGTAAGCGGGATAAATTCCTGATTATTTGTTCGGGCATCCTCTTGAGCCTTGCTCTCAACCTTGCCCCACTTCTTGCGGGGTCGCCGAATCTTGCCGAACGTGTAATCGAGCATCGGTTGGCCAATGGGTTGACCGTGCTCATGGTCGAACGACATCAGACGCCTGTCGTTTCGATCAACATCACCTTCGCCGTGGGCGGCGTCAATGAGCAGGTCGGCCAAACCGGTCTCGCGCATCTCTACGAGCATATGGCCTTTAAGGGTACCAGGTTGGTCGGTACGACGAACTATGAGAAGGAAAAACCGATTGTAGACGAACTCGCGCTGGTCGGGACCGAGCTGGACCAACGTCAGCGTGAGCTGGCCACCAAAGGAGATGGCGCGACGGCTGAAGAGCGAGCCACGATCGAATCACTTCAAAAGCGCCTTATAGAGCTACAGGCTCAGGCCGCTCAGTATGTTGTCGGGAATGAAATGGCTCTGTTGTACCAGCGACACGGCGGGGTGGGACTCAATGCATCAACGGGCAAGGACGTGACGCGGTACATGATCAGTTTGCCGTCTAATCGGTTGCCATTGTGGGCGGCGATCGAGTCGGATCGCATGGCCAACCCTGTGTTGCGCGAGTTCTATAAAGAACGCGGTGTCGTGATGGAAGAACGGCGTCTACGTAACGACGACAGCCCGAACGGGCTGTTGTTCGAAACCTTCACGTCGGCGGCATTCCGGGCCCATAGTTATGGGGTCCCGACCATTGGATGGGGATCCGATATCCTGTCACTGACACCTGCCGCTACGGAGGCCTTCTTTAAAGCCCACTATGGTCCGGATCAAGCCACGATTGCTCTGGTCGGTGATATCAATCCGAAAGAAGCGATTGCCTTGATCGAACAGACGTTCGGAAAGATTCCTGCCGCGCTCCCGCCGCCACCCCTGGTGACGGTCGAGCCGGAACAACGGGGTGAGCGACGAGTCGAGGTGGAATTTGATGCGGAACCGGCAATTGTCATCGGGTACCACAAACCGACCTTGGGGCATCCTGACGACGATGTGTTTGACGTGATCGATGCGGTGCTGAGCGACGGACTCACATCTCGCTTGCATCAGACCTTGGTGCGGGAAAAACGTCTGGCTGCCTCAGCCGGGTCGGATGCGAACCATCCGGGTG
This region of Nitrospira sp. genomic DNA includes:
- a CDS encoding type II toxin-antitoxin system RelE/ParE family toxin; translated protein: MKAAYFVGTARKDLAHFPEAARRRAGHELFMVQAGRTPSDFKPMPGVGAGAYEIRVRDEAGSFRVIYVAKFDDAVYVLHAFRKKTRETAKADIDLAARRYKFIAEEL
- a CDS encoding XRE family transcriptional regulator, giving the protein MKKARVRITRGSGNVFLDLGFPPHEAAVMLLRCELAEALRKWMTREGLTQAQAAKRLSVVQPRISEIACNKVDKLSLDYLVGLCAKAGVTVSVKLAA
- a CDS encoding barstar family protein; translated protein: MAGNSTLQIHLCNATPPWSALLVVPRGTSPSGLVKTPPGYVLRTIQGKKCGTPSGLFGEFARALDFPDYFGHNWDALEECLADLEWLPANGYILLITDTQAVLPEDEEEYDTLLEILDDAGEAWSKGQTADGRSAPFHVVFVIAEQDKSKRKHWELEEFSSTDSKTAKTKPSPRRSAKRSRE
- a CDS encoding transposase, with the translated sequence MARPLRLEYPGAVYHVTSRGNARQAIVLDDRDGTLFLDRLAHVIDRFGWRCHAYYLMERTERGGDIDPGGI
- a CDS encoding pitrilysin family protein — encoded protein: MKSRLRLSEALVRKRDKFLIICSGILLSLALNLAPLLAGSPNLAERVIEHRLANGLTVLMVERHQTPVVSINITFAVGGVNEQVGQTGLAHLYEHMAFKGTRLVGTTNYEKEKPIVDELALVGTELDQRQRELATKGDGATAEERATIESLQKRLIELQAQAAQYVVGNEMALLYQRHGGVGLNASTGKDVTRYMISLPSNRLPLWAAIESDRMANPVLREFYKERGVVMEERRLRNDDSPNGLLFETFTSAAFRAHSYGVPTIGWGSDILSLTPAATEAFFKAHYGPDQATIALVGDINPKEAIALIEQTFGKIPAALPPPPLVTVEPEQRGERRVEVEFDAEPAIVIGYHKPTLGHPDDDVFDVIDAVLSDGLTSRLHQTLVREKRLAASAGSDANHPGVRAPNLFIFTATPLAPHTTAEVEAAIYEEIERLKREPVSSKELEKVLNNLDADLVRGLRSNSGLASQLALYQAVAGDWHYILTSRDKVAAVTAADVQRVAKQYFTKSNRTVAVLVKKGTGNIVAAMPAGEVKP
- a CDS encoding IS5 family transposase (programmed frameshift), whose translation is MRRYGLRDDQWEKIEHLLPGREETVGVTAKDNRLFVEAVLYRYRAGIPWRDLPERFGDFRVIHTRHTRWSRRGVWKRVFERLADDPDNEYAMIDSTIVRAHQHSAGAKGGTAQEAIGRSKGGLTTKIHATCDALGNPTGFHLTPGQAHDLEGADVLLPGIDADTIIADKAFDADERVIQPLQRAGKVVVIPPKANRTTPREYDQDLYRARHLIENFFARLKQFRAIATRYDKRAANFLGAIYLAASMTWLN
- a CDS encoding thermonuclease family protein, whose protein sequence is MSWSSRIVTAWLLIGWAWFVLSPPDASAESLQKSTLGSTLNQQCDLCWYPSPNDQDPDRLPTYKQPRHKRPPDSRPQRYPKGRYKLDPPHKQSRLSTLRARSRHEMKVLSNLQVRAVDGDTIRVGGERIRLRGIDTPEMSELAGPAAKQRLEELLRNGPIRIVPHGRDVYNRLLADVFVNEQNVAETLIQEGYEKPRS
- a CDS encoding HAD-IA family hydrolase yields the protein MAQIPVDLLIFDLDGTLIESKWDIARSVNFTLTELGLPERPIEEIFGFVGDGVKRLLRLAVGEGNQAKFEEALKIFRSYYLAHCLDRTSFYPGIEPMLQHFANKDKAIATNKSIEYTRVILNGLGPQHFRYMVGGDDGFGLKPEPGMLLHIMEKAGALTERTVLVGDSTNDINGGHNAGIRVCAVGYGMGNRAKMQACEPDWFIERPEQLMEIFE
- a CDS encoding ribonuclease domain-containing protein, which encodes MFTLRWRWIRLIGLLILLCTFSLASPVFIATADLGNGPLNINNIVSPPSQIEPPPALATPPRKAYNLLKQLEERSWIPLPGYVGGREFQNRERRLPRGYYREYDVNPKRQGRRRDAERLVIEQRTGKAYYTGDHYRTFAPLN
- a CDS encoding putative toxin-antitoxin system toxin component, PIN family, with protein sequence MSGSPRYVFDTNTLISALLFDHSTPGLAFRRALKQGEVLSSPVTLEELAEVLQREKFDRYVTAAEREEFLEAFVERATFMEPSAEIRICRDAKDDKFLELAVSGGAAYLISGDNDLLSLNPFRGIVIGTASEFLATTSREEDV
- the hemL gene encoding glutamate-1-semialdehyde 2,1-aminomutase, with protein sequence MITARSAKLFTEAQQLIPGGVNSPVRAFRSVGGQPRFIARAKGSRLYDVDRNVYIDYVLSWGPMILGHAPSAVITAIKSAAGRGTSYGAPTESEVSLAREIRHAFPSMEKIRLVSSGTEAVMSAIRVARGFTKRTGVMKFEGCYHGHGDYLLAKAGSGLATLGIPDSPGVPDDFAKHTLTAPYNDIRTVQQLIKANRGQLACIIVEPIAGNMGVVPPAPDFLAALRQLTSDHNILLIFDEVISGFRVGYGGAQALYGVAPDLTVLGKIIGGGLPVGAYGGRKEIMDLIAPVGPVYQAGTLSGNPLAVSAGLATLKQLRVKGVYQKLEERSAALAKGIGEAAKKTGIPATQTRVGSMLTTFFTPGPVVDWNTAKQSDTKRYGQFFHQMLEQGVYLAPSQFEAAFLSTAHSAQDIEKTIRAAHAAFRKL